A DNA window from Hordeum vulgare subsp. vulgare chromosome 1H, MorexV3_pseudomolecules_assembly, whole genome shotgun sequence contains the following coding sequences:
- the LOC123421354 gene encoding ribonuclease 1-like, protein MAFRRALLCLLGMLIASSAIAVSDSGIYYQIGLMWPGAYCVQTTGGCCMPKSPIVPAADFYVSGFTVFNATTDAPETSCSSTPFNSDEILEISGLRQYWSNIKCPSNNGQKSWKSAWKTSGVCSGLDDKAYFQAAIALRSKINPLSRLVSKGIKPDFGLYSLEKIKKAIQVGTGVAPLIQCSEGPFDKFQLYQIFICVAEDAKTLIECPKPQKFTCSDEILFHPFKKWMLKQAASSVSFAEAFEMAGAAMGY, encoded by the exons ATGGCTTTCAGGAGAGCACTGTTGTGCCTTCTTGGCATGCTGATAGCTTCCTCTGCCATTGCCGTTTCTGATTCTGGTATCTACTACCAGATTGGTTTGATG TGGCCGGGAGCATACTGTGTGCAGACCACCGGCGGATGCTGCATGCCCAAGAGCCCCATCGTGCCGGCGGCCGACTTCTACGTCTCGGGCTTTACTGTCTTCAACGCGACGACCGACGCCCCCGAGACCAGCTGCAGCAGCACTCCTTTCAACTCCGACGAG ATTCTGGAAATCAGCGGTCTAAGGCAGTACTGGAGCAACATCAAGTGCCCCAGCAACAACGGCCAGAAGAGCTGGAAGAGCGCCTGGAAGACGTCCGGCGTCTGCTCCGGCCTTGACGACAAGGCTTACTTCCAAGCCGCCATCGCCCTCCGTAGCAAGATCAACCCCCTCTCTCGCCTCGTTTCCAAAG GGATCAAGCCCGACTTTGGCCTGTACAGCTTGGAGAAGATCAAGAAGGCCATCCAGGTGGGCACCGGTGTGGCGCCGCTGATCCAGTGTAGCGAAGGGCCGTTCGATAAGTTCCAGCTGTACCAGATCTTCATCTGCGTGGCCGAGGACGCCAAAACGCTCATCGAGTGCCCGAAACCGCAGAAGTTCACGTGCTCCGACGAGATCCTCTTCCACCCCTTCAAGAAGTGGATGCTAAAGCAGGCCGCGTCCTCGGTGTCCTTTGCCGAAGCATTTGAGATGGCCGGCGCCGCCATGGGATACTGA